AATGCAAAAATCAATAGTTGTTGCAGAAGTTAAAAAAGTAAAACATCCTATGTATGGAAAATTCGTATTAAAAACGAAAAAGTACGTAGCACACGACGAAACAAACGACTGTAATATTGGTGATAAAGTAAAGATCATGGAAACAAGACCTTTATCTAAATCTAAATGTTGGAGATTAGTAGAAATCCTAGAAAGAGCTAAATAATTATGTTACAACAAGAATCAAGATTAAAAGTAGCAGATAACACCGGAGCAAAAGAAGTTTTAGTTATCCGTGTTTTAGGAGGAACTAAAAGGAGATATGCTTCTGTAGGAGATAAAATAGTTGTTTCTGTTAAAGATGCAACTCCTAATGGAAACATTAAGAAAAAAGCAGTTTCTACGGCAGTTGTTGTGCGTACAAAGAAGGAAGTAAGAAGACCAGACGGATCTTATATAAGATTTGATGATAACGCTTGTGTTTTATTAAACCCAACGGGTGAGATGAGAGGAACACGTGTTTTTGGTCCTGTTGCTAGAGAGCTTCGTGATAAATCATTCATGAAGATTGTATCATTAGCACCAGAGGTGCTTTAATACAGAAAATATTAAGATGGGAAAGCTTAAAATAAAAACTGGAGATACTGTAAGAGTAAATGCTGGAGATCACAAAGGATCTGAAGGTGTTATTCAAAAAGTATTAATAGAAAAGAACAAAGCGATTGTTGAGGGTGTAAACATGGTTAAGAAACATACTAAACCAAGTGCACAAAATCCTCAAGGAGGAATCGTAGAAAAAGAAGCAGCTATTCATATTTCTAACTTATCTTTGCTAACTTCGAAAGGAGAAGCAACGAGAGTTGGTTACAGAGTAGAAGGCGATAAAAAAGTAAGATTTTCATTAAAATCTAATGAAGTAATATAGTTATGGCATATTCACCAAGACTTAAAGAAGAGTATAAAAGCAAAGTAATTGCAGCTCTTACAGACGAATTTGGATATAAAAATGTAATGCAAGTTCCTAAACTGACTAAGATAGTAATATCTAAAGGTGTAGGTGCTGCTGTTGCAGATAAGAAACTAATCGACTACGCAGTAGAAGAGTTAGGTACTATATCCGGACAAAAAGCTATTTCGACATTATCTAAAAAAGATGTTGCAACGTTCAAATTACGTAAAGGTATGCCAATTGGGGCAAAAGTTACTTTACGTGGAGAGCGTATGTACGAGTTTTTAGATCGTTTAGTTACTTCTGCACTTCCACGTGTTAGAGATTTCAACGGAATTAAAGCTACAGGATTTGATGGACGTGGTAATTACAATTTAGGAATTACTGAACAAATTATTTTTCCAGAGATAAATATTGATAAAGTTAATAAAATCTCGGGAATGGATATTACATTTGTAACGACTGCCGAAACTGATAAAGAAGCAAAATCATTATTAACCGAATTAGGATTACCTTTTCAAAAGAACTAAGATATGGCTAAAGAATCAATGAAAGCCCGTGAGGTAAAAAGATCAAAGACAGTAGCAAAGTATGCTGAGAAACGTAAGGCTTTAAAAGAAGCTGGAGATTACCAAGCATTACAAAAGTTACCTAAAAATGCATCTCCTATTCGTCAACATAATAGATGTAAATTAACAGGTAGACCAAAAGGATACATGAGA
The window above is part of the Algibacter sp. L3A6 genome. Proteins encoded here:
- the rplE gene encoding 50S ribosomal protein L5; this translates as MAYSPRLKEEYKSKVIAALTDEFGYKNVMQVPKLTKIVISKGVGAAVADKKLIDYAVEELGTISGQKAISTLSKKDVATFKLRKGMPIGAKVTLRGERMYEFLDRLVTSALPRVRDFNGIKATGFDGRGNYNLGITEQIIFPEINIDKVNKISGMDITFVTTAETDKEAKSLLTELGLPFQKN
- the rplX gene encoding 50S ribosomal protein L24, with amino-acid sequence MGKLKIKTGDTVRVNAGDHKGSEGVIQKVLIEKNKAIVEGVNMVKKHTKPSAQNPQGGIVEKEAAIHISNLSLLTSKGEATRVGYRVEGDKKVRFSLKSNEVI
- the rpsN gene encoding 30S ribosomal protein S14, yielding MAKESMKAREVKRSKTVAKYAEKRKALKEAGDYQALQKLPKNASPIRQHNRCKLTGRPKGYMRTFGLSRVTFREMANQGLIPGVRKASW
- the rpsQ gene encoding 30S ribosomal protein S17, producing METRNLRKERIGVVTSNKMQKSIVVAEVKKVKHPMYGKFVLKTKKYVAHDETNDCNIGDKVKIMETRPLSKSKCWRLVEILERAK
- the rplN gene encoding 50S ribosomal protein L14, with product MLQQESRLKVADNTGAKEVLVIRVLGGTKRRYASVGDKIVVSVKDATPNGNIKKKAVSTAVVVRTKKEVRRPDGSYIRFDDNACVLLNPTGEMRGTRVFGPVARELRDKSFMKIVSLAPEVL